A portion of the Camelus ferus isolate YT-003-E chromosome 16, BCGSAC_Cfer_1.0, whole genome shotgun sequence genome contains these proteins:
- the GNGT2 gene encoding guanine nucleotide-binding protein G(I)/G(S)/G(O) subunit gamma-T2 isoform X1: MISLSIRDLGFQTICFIQRFSAHEELGGSNSILSASGTSDLKCTLFLGRTRSLQGRMAQELSEKEILKMEVEQLKKEVKNPRALISKTGKEIKDYVEAEAGNDPLLKGIPEDKNPFKEKGGCMIS; the protein is encoded by the exons ATGATCAGCTTAAGCATCAGAGATTTGGGCTTCCAGACCATCTGCTTTATCCAAAGATTTTCAGCTCATGAGGAGCTAGGAGGCTCAAACTCCATCTTGTCTGCATCGGGGACAAGTGACTTGAAGTGCACGCTCTTCCTTGGCAG GACCAGGTCTCTCCAGGGCAGGATGGCCCAGGAGCTCAGTGAGAAGGAGATCTTGAAGATGGAGGTGGAGCAGCTGAAGAAGGAAGTGAAGAACCCTCGAGCTCTG ATTTCCAAAACGGGAAAGGAAATCAAGGATTACGTGGAGGCGGAAGCAGGAAACGACCCTCTTCTCAAAGGCATCCCTGAGGACAAGAATCCCTTCAAGGAGAAAGGCGGTTGTATGATTAGCTGA
- the GNGT2 gene encoding guanine nucleotide-binding protein G(I)/G(S)/G(O) subunit gamma-T2 isoform X2, translated as MAQELSEKEILKMEVEQLKKEVKNPRALISKTGKEIKDYVEAEAGNDPLLKGIPEDKNPFKEKGGCMIS; from the exons ATGGCCCAGGAGCTCAGTGAGAAGGAGATCTTGAAGATGGAGGTGGAGCAGCTGAAGAAGGAAGTGAAGAACCCTCGAGCTCTG ATTTCCAAAACGGGAAAGGAAATCAAGGATTACGTGGAGGCGGAAGCAGGAAACGACCCTCTTCTCAAAGGCATCCCTGAGGACAAGAATCCCTTCAAGGAGAAAGGCGGTTGTATGATTAGCTGA